The Deltaproteobacteria bacterium genome includes the window AGGCAGGGTACGGCACAAGAAGAGATGCCGGACACCTCTGAAAACTGTCTGTAATGTCTCCATTGAATACCTCCTTTCTATGTCTATGGGCTCCCCAAATACACTAAAAACCCGTCCCAACAATGATTTGCCAACAGGCACACGGAGGGTTTCGCCTGTGTCCATGATTTCAGAGCCCCTGCCAAGACCTTGGGTCGGCGTCAATGCCACACCCCGAAACACTTCAGCATTTCAGTGGGCCTGGACTTCAATAGCCACTCGTCCGTCCCTCCCTGCTTTCAACAGGCTATTGATTAGCGGTAGTCTTCCAATTCAACTCTCGGTTTTTCGGGGTTCTGTTTTTTTCACTGTGGAACGGATGTGAATATCGCGTTGAGGAAATGCGATCTCGATACCTCTTTCGCGAAATAAACGATCAATGGAAAACCGAACATCCGTTTCCACAGCGATAAAGTGATCTATGGTGCTCCATAATCGCAACTGGAAAACCAAAGCACTGTCTCCAAAGTCTTGAAACAAGACATCCGGCTTTGGCTTCTTGAGGATCTTGGGATGCTCTCTGGCAATCTCAAGCAGAGTCTCGCGGACCAACTCCGTGTTAGACCCGTAAGCGACTCCCACGATAATGTTTCGACGCAACCTCTGGTCTTTAAAACTCCAATTGGTTACTTGATTGCTGATCATATCCGAATTAGGGATGATCAATGACGCATTATCATAGGTCTGGACGACTGTCGATCTCACATTGATTTTCGTTACCATGCCCCACATATCATTAATCTGAACCACATCTCCCACTTGCACCGGCCTTTCAAAAAGGAGGATGAGCCCGCTGACAAAATTGTTGAAGATGTTTTGTAAACCGAAACCGAGCCCAATGCTGAGGGCACCAAAAGCAACGGCGATGGAGGTGGCGCTGAGGCCCATGACGTTCAGGGACAAAAGGATACCGAGGCCCCAACAAAGATAGATAATCACGGTTGTAATGGACTCTCGCACGCCCAGCTCAAGGCCACTGTCCGTAAGAATGCGCTCCCCCAGGAAGCGGCGCAATACCCGTGCAGCCGCGTGGGTGCACAACAGGATGATGCCGGCATAGACAAAACCGACCAACCTCAAATTCATGTTGCCTATTTGAATGGGATGACTCAATAGGCGAACAAGCCCGACAACGATAGCCTGCGTTCCTCCCCAAGAAAATACAAGACATAAAAGAAATGCACCTGCCCACACCAACCACAACAGCTTCAAAAACAGCCATTTAATTGGTGAAGCCTTTTCAATAGCGTCGCTCTTTTCACCCTTTGGAACTCTCGTCAGGGGAACATTCCATTCACGGAGGGAGAAAAACAATAGGCACGCCCACATAAGTACCACAATACTCCGACCCCACGACATGTAACAGTGGAGGGCAAGTTTGCCGTATCCGGCGAATTCCAGTAGTACTCCGCCGCCGGCGATCGTGTAACCCAGTCCAACAACCAAAGGGACAACAATAAGGAGACGTCGGGATTTCATGTTGGGGAAGTTAACAGACGTCAGACGGAAGGCCTTCAAAAAAGACACAGTCCACACAAAGAGAACCAGTTCAAAAAAAACCCGCGACAAAAAGAGGACGCTGCTCTCCCCGATCATCCAAAAGATAATGATATAGGCTATGGCGAAGGCCCTGACGCCATGAATTAAGACACGCAAGCGGAATTGCAGGCGTTGCGAAACGGACAACCCGTCTCCGTTGAACCATACTTTAAGCGAGTCCAATGCCCATCGGCAAAGCAATAAGACCAATAGTGCGTGGACAACCGTTCGGATGAGAGGAACGCCTGAATAGACGAGGCGCACACGAGCATAACTATACAAAAATGCCGTCACACCCATGAGAGGCAATGAACGTTGTATGAGTCTCAAGGTGTGAACCGTCCAAGGATGCGAACCCATGCCAGGACGGTTCATGCAGACAGTACAATAATGGCTAACCCGCACAAACAAAATATAGACGAGGAGCAACAGAAACAAAAACATGTAAAAAGAAAACCAACCTGTCACCCATACTGACCGAGCCTGGCCCCTCCAGAAATCGACCGTCGTCAGTAAAGCAGTCTGTTCAATGATACGACTGAAATCATCTTTAATGGATACAAATCCAAGTGAAGCTAATGGACTCACGTTCCGCTTGAAAAGGTCTTGTTTTTTTCGAATCCGGACTTCCTGGTCGAATCGCTCTGTCAAAGTCGACAGTGCCTGTTGGGTTTGCTCCAGCCGGCTTATCCTTTTGGAATAGACGTCCAGCATTTCTGAAATGGTTGTGCGCTGGTTTGAAAGCAACTGGACCAATGCCGCAAATTGCGTGATCCGTGCCTTGGCTGAAACATCCTTAGGTCGTTCCGCCTTCATCTCGGCGAGCTGTTTTTCGTTGAGTGTATACTTCTCCTCAGTCTGAAGCCGAAGCCTATCAATAGCTTCCCGTGTTTCTCGCAGCCTTCCCAGACGGACGGCAATAGCATTCAACGTAGCCTTGTGGTCGTCACTGGCCTTTTCCAAATCCGCCACTTCAGATGTGGGAAGCATCAGCAGGTTGCCGTGTACGGACATCTGCAGCTTATAGGCATCCAGTTCCCTGCTTGACGTTTCTTTCAGAAGCTGCACGGCATCAAGTTGTTCTTTCTGTTGCCGCAAATTTTCCTGTTCGACTTTCATGGTTTGTTCGAAAGACTGGCGGCCGGTCTGGCTCTCCGAGTCGGTTTCGGCTCGAGGGCCGGACGTGCCCTCTTGTGCTGGATAGACGATGGTCGGGTCTCCAATTAAAATAGACAGCAACGCCAGCGTCAACAGAAGGGGCAAAGTGGCGTTCCTCATAGTATGTTTCCGCGCCCTTTGTGTAATCAATTTCATCAAATACATCCTCATTCTACGGAGCGAGTCCATCAAAGGTCATTCCATAAAGGTAGACGTTTGGTTTAGGGAGCAAATAGACATGAGCTAAAAATAACAAATACTGGCGCCCCGAGGTTGCGTCAAGCCAAAAGCCTTGGTCCTTTAGCCTGCCCAGTCTTAGAAACGACCATAGGACACCGTGAGGGGCGCATGGTTGTGCGAAAGAGTGTCCTCTTCCCATATTTTGATGGCAAACAATAAAAGCCTCAACGTTTACGGCTGGTCGATTACTTGCCTTGCCAGGATGCCCCGTGCGGAAGCGCGGTGAGTTTTACTCAACCCGATAAGTCACCGCAACCATCCAGTCTGCGTAGTCCGGATCGATGTCCTTCATCCGGGCGACAATTCTTTGTTTGAAAGCCGTTTCGATCAAGGTGCCCTGCCCGGGCCAAACACGAAATTTGATCCGGGCGTACTGCCAACCGCCGGATTCGGCTCGTCTGACCGCAAAGAGTTCCGGTGATTCCAGGATGATGGCCTTGTGCTGGTGGTAGATCCCCTTAGCCATGTCGTGCAGTTCGGCCGCAGTTTTTTTAGGCTCCTGTCCTTCGGGTATCTGTATATCTACATAGGCACGGATGGCGCCACGGCGAAATCGGCTAATGGTGGTAATATTGCGGTTCGGAACATAAATCTTTTGTCCATAGAAGTTCACCAGTGTCGTAAAACGGAGCCCTATGTTTTCCACCTTTCCGATTTGACCCGAAATCTCCACAAGCTCTTCCACGTTCAAGGCATCGGAAAAAATCAGAGTCAATCCAATGACTACATCCTGGACAGCTCCCTGGAGTCCAAAACCGATAGCCAATCCTATCACCGAAGCACTTGCCAGGTAGGCCGTCAGGGAGACCTTGAACTCCCGCAGGACAAGCCCGACTGCAAAAAAATAAATCACAAAGGTTGCAGCGCTGACAAAGATAGTCGTCAATGTGGCCAACTTGGGGTAACGGCGGGTAAAACTCTCTGCATCTGCCGTATCCGTTTTAAGCTTAAGGGACAGGAGCCACTGACTGAGCCTTTTTAGCCCCCGGACGACGAAGTGGGCTAAGACGGCAAGGACCAAGATGGCAACAATCCGAACCACCGATGGAAGGGAATAGATGAACTCCATTGCTTGCATGACCCGTTCTCCCCTGGATATGCTACCAGCCTATTTTTTTGCAGGCCACCCCAGCAACCAACCCACAATAACACCCACTACAAAGGTCCCCAACAACACCAGTATCCTGGAAGCCTCGGCCTTCCAAAATAGAAGACGCACTTCTACTACCTGCGTGTTTTGAGCAACGAAAATCGCAAAAATCAATCCAATCGCCAGAAGAACCCAACGTTTCATGGTCACCCCCTCTTTTTCACAAAAGATTCATAACGGCTTCACAAAAACCCCATCTGTCCCGACATGTCTATCCTTTGTAATTGTGACGTACTGTTCAAGATTCTGGGAATCAACACTTCGAGTATCAAATGCCCTGTTTTGGCTCCATATTGCTTTTCTCGACGGTTTTTGACTCTCCAGATGTTTGAGACTTTTTTTCA containing:
- a CDS encoding LapA family protein; translation: MKRWVLLAIGLIFAIFVAQNTQVVEVRLLFWKAEASRILVLLGTFVVGVIVGWLLGWPAKK
- a CDS encoding mechanosensitive ion channel; this translates as MNLRLVGFVYAGIILLCTHAAARVLRRFLGERILTDSGLELGVRESITTVIIYLCWGLGILLSLNVMGLSATSIAVAFGALSIGLGFGLQNIFNNFVSGLILLFERPVQVGDVVQINDMWGMVTKINVRSTVVQTYDNASLIIPNSDMISNQVTNWSFKDQRLRRNIIVGVAYGSNTELVRETLLEIAREHPKILKKPKPDVLFQDFGDSALVFQLRLWSTIDHFIAVETDVRFSIDRLFRERGIEIAFPQRDIHIRSTVKKTEPRKTES
- a CDS encoding mechanosensitive ion channel, encoding MQAMEFIYSLPSVVRIVAILVLAVLAHFVVRGLKRLSQWLLSLKLKTDTADAESFTRRYPKLATLTTIFVSAATFVIYFFAVGLVLREFKVSLTAYLASASVIGLAIGFGLQGAVQDVVIGLTLIFSDALNVEELVEISGQIGKVENIGLRFTTLVNFYGQKIYVPNRNITTISRFRRGAIRAYVDIQIPEGQEPKKTAAELHDMAKGIYHQHKAIILESPELFAVRRAESGGWQYARIKFRVWPGQGTLIETAFKQRIVARMKDIDPDYADWMVAVTYRVE